In one window of Halorussus caseinilyticus DNA:
- a CDS encoding helix-turn-helix transcriptional regulator, with amino-acid sequence MTDSLPSLVDLHGFQRDVLFAVRALERDGDPPRGLRVKRRLEATYYEEVHHGRLYQNLDTLAEQNLIAKGAKDGRANEYATTEAARTILDAHVRARAEQAGVELATDANAFPSENGTGTETRSRGEQTELGDTPATGGEA; translated from the coding sequence GTGACGGACTCGCTCCCGTCGTTGGTAGACCTGCACGGGTTCCAACGGGACGTACTGTTCGCCGTTCGCGCGCTGGAACGGGACGGCGACCCGCCGAGGGGCCTTCGGGTGAAACGCCGGTTGGAAGCGACGTATTACGAGGAAGTGCATCACGGCCGTCTGTACCAGAACCTCGACACACTCGCCGAACAGAACTTGATAGCGAAGGGCGCGAAGGACGGCCGCGCCAACGAGTACGCGACGACCGAGGCGGCGCGCACTATCCTCGACGCGCACGTTCGGGCGCGCGCCGAACAAGCGGGCGTCGAACTCGCCACCGACGCGAACGCCTTCCCGAGCGAGAACGGGACCGGGACCGAGACGCGAAGCCGTGGTGAACAGACGGAACTGGGCGATACGCCAGCAACAGGGGGCGAAGCGTAG